The DNA region ATCCTCCAACAAGTTTAAATTTTTCAATGGAGAGGCTTTTTGGAGGTGGTGAGAATGAAGTACAAGCCCGAAGAGCTTACAAAGCTTCCGAGGAGTGTTCAGTTTAGGGAAGGTAAAGTCGTGCTCATAGACCAGCTCTTACTCCCAAGAGAGTTTAAAACTGTAGCATTGGAAACTGTTGATGAAGTAGCGAGAGCCATAAAAACGCTTCAAGTTAGAGGTGCCCCAGCTATTGGAGCGGCAGCTGCTTATGGATTAGCACTTTTAGCTGAGACGAGTAAGGCAAAAAACAAGGATGAATTTTTTGATGAATTTTACAGAGCTTATGAGGTTCTCAAGAATACGAGACCAACAGCTGTAAATCTCTTTTGGGCTTTGAATAGGGTGAAAAAGGTTGTGGAAGAGCACCGTGAAGATTCCTTGGAGAGCATTAAACGCTTAATTGTTAGCGAAGCCCACAAAATAGCGGATGAAGACGTTGATGCGAATCTCAAGATGGGGCATTACGGAGCTGAGATCCTTGACGAAGGTAATGTTTTAACTCACTGTAACGCTGGAAGCTTAGCAACAGTTCACTTGGGAACCGTGGGAGCTGTCCTTAGAGTTATGCACAAAGAGGGGAAGCTCAAGCTTTTATGGGTTGATGAGACGAGGCCAGTTTTGCAGGGCGCTCGCCTTTCGGCTTGGGAGTATCACTATGATGGGATTAGGCTAAAGCTCATAAGCGACAACATGGCTGGCTTTGTGATGCAGCAGGGGAAGGTAGACTACATCATAGTCGGTGCTGATAGAGTCGTTGCCAACGGTGATTTTGCTAATAAGATTGGCACATATTCCTTGGCGGTTTTGGCTAAAGAGCATGGAATTCCATTCTTTGTGGTTGCGCCAACGTCAACCATTGACATGAGCCTCAAAAGTGGAAAGGAAATACCAATTGAAGAGAGGCCAAAGGAGGAAGTGCTAACTTGTGGAGGATGCAGAATAGCCCCCGATGTGGATGTTTATAATCCCGCATTTGACGTCACACCCCACAAATACCTGACGGGTATAATAACGGAAAAAGGCGTTGTTTATCCACCATTTGAGAGGAATTTAAAGAGGCTTTTCAGGTCGTGACCTTATCCTTTTTAACTGTGCCGCCTGCAGATTGAAAAACTGGGGGCGGCTTTTGTTTTTAAACTTTTCCGGCAAGGCTTATATAACTTCAAAACGAGTAGCACTTAGGTGGTGATAGATGGGATACGAACAGCTGAGTCAAGAGCTGAAAAATGCCTATGTCAACGTTAGGAGCTTGGACGACTATAGATGGGATTTATTTGAGGATAAAATTATCGGTGTGCACAAAAAGAGTGAGCTGCCGATTAGGATAAGGTTCGCTTCCGGTAGGGAAGAGGCTGAAAAGATGAGTGAGAATAAAGAAGGGTTTGGAATTGATGTCATTGTAGTTCCCAATAGAAGAACTTTTTATATTGACAACGGGGCATTCATATTGAGTGTTAACTACTTGCGTTCTCTCTTGGTGGATATAAACGACCACATAGTCTGGCATGGATTTAAGGTTATAGAAAAGGATGGGAACCTCGTCCAGGAGGACTTTTATGAGTATCTAGGCGGCTTAATGGTGAGCCACATAAAGAACAATATGATAAGCGGGCAGGATTATCTTCTTTGGCAGTTCTATAAATGCGAGCACTGCGGAAAGTATGTTGATATAGACAGTGTTGCAAAGCACATGGAAGGGCACGGTGTCAGCTTAACGGATAAGAGCGAGGAGAAATACGAAGTCTTTGAGCTCAACTTCATTAAGGGTAAAGTTTTCAACAAGTTCGGGAAGGAGGTTAAGGAGAGCGAGTTCAGCAGCGAAGCCAAGGCCTTCCTAAAAGATATGTTCAAAGATGTTCAACCCATAGAAGAGGAAGACTTTTAGTATTCCTTCCCCCTTTTCAAACTTAAATCACTTTACGTTAGAAAACGAAGCTCTTTTAAATAGTTATGTAAGACTCTATTAAGGGGCACCGATGGATAGGGGTGAGATTAAAGTTGTGGAGAGTATTTTTGGCGATAAGATAATGAGAGATTCAATAATTACAATTGTTTATGACAAATTCTCATCAGCTTGGGCCTTAAGCTTGGCTCTAATGGCAGAGTACATTGAGCAGAATTCTTTTGGCATCATCTCCAACTACAACTTTCCACTTCAAAAGATGTTTAGAACTTTTTCATTTATCGGTTTGGACTTGGAGAAAGAACTGAATAAAGAGAATATTGCTATTATAGACGTCTTTGGTTCTAAATATGGACGAAGGGAGGACGTGAAAAACGTCTTTTACCTCGATACTGTGGACCCTGAAACCATAAATCCAAAAATATCTCTAATATACTCCACCCTAAAAGCAAAAATTGAAGGAAAAGAGGTCGTGAGGCTGGTCTATACGTTGGATGGGGTATCACTAATGCTCGGCGAGAAAGAAACTTTAAAGCTTCTCAATCAAACAATTGCCCAAAGGAGTATTGATGCTCTAGGCTCCACACTCATACTTCCAATAAACCAGGATGTTGTTTCGGAGCGCTTTGTAGCCTGGGTGACGGGTATAAGTGACTATGTTCTCCTAGGAACTTCAAAGCTCACCTCGGAAGGCATCGTGGAGAGACTCCACCTGATAAAATCGCCTCTCGAAGGATTTGAGCCAACAACCTATGAGCTTCAAGTAACAAAAGGAAGAAAAGTTGAGAGGCTAAAAGCCAAAAAGCTCAGCCCCTGAACTTTGGCCTCTTTGAGAGGAGCAATGGGAGAGGCCTTGGCTTGTATGGGAAGCTTTCG from Palaeococcus pacificus DY20341 includes:
- a CDS encoding TBP-interacting protein, with amino-acid sequence MGYEQLSQELKNAYVNVRSLDDYRWDLFEDKIIGVHKKSELPIRIRFASGREEAEKMSENKEGFGIDVIVVPNRRTFYIDNGAFILSVNYLRSLLVDINDHIVWHGFKVIEKDGNLVQEDFYEYLGGLMVSHIKNNMISGQDYLLWQFYKCEHCGKYVDIDSVAKHMEGHGVSLTDKSEEKYEVFELNFIKGKVFNKFGKEVKESEFSSEAKAFLKDMFKDVQPIEEEDF
- the mtnA gene encoding S-methyl-5-thioribose-1-phosphate isomerase, translating into MRMKYKPEELTKLPRSVQFREGKVVLIDQLLLPREFKTVALETVDEVARAIKTLQVRGAPAIGAAAAYGLALLAETSKAKNKDEFFDEFYRAYEVLKNTRPTAVNLFWALNRVKKVVEEHREDSLESIKRLIVSEAHKIADEDVDANLKMGHYGAEILDEGNVLTHCNAGSLATVHLGTVGAVLRVMHKEGKLKLLWVDETRPVLQGARLSAWEYHYDGIRLKLISDNMAGFVMQQGKVDYIIVGADRVVANGDFANKIGTYSLAVLAKEHGIPFFVVAPTSTIDMSLKSGKEIPIEERPKEEVLTCGGCRIAPDVDVYNPAFDVTPHKYLTGIITEKGVVYPPFERNLKRLFRS